AGCCGGGGTTTCGCCGAATGCTGCGGGAACGCGCTGCCCCGCTGCAGCAGGAAGGCCGCTGGTTTCTCACCAGCTCGTTTGGCGTGTTGGGAAAGGAGAGTGCGCACACCGAGCGCGCAGCACGCCAGGCGCGGCTGCTGCTGTACCGTCATGGCATTTTGGTGAAGGAATGGTATCGCCGTGAAAACGGCTTGTTGCCCTGGCCGCAACTCTTTCACTGGCTCAAGCGCCTGGAGTGGCAGGGCGAGATCCGCCGCGGTTACTTCATCGAGGGATTGTCCGGCGTGCAGTTCGCGCTGCCCGCGGCCATCGAGTTGTTGGAGGAATTGCAGACGGAGAAGCACGCCAATCCGCTGCCTGCCATGCTGGTGAGTACGATTGACCCGGCGCTGCCCTTTGGCGGTGCGGTCGAGTGGAATTTCACGGACGCGAGCGGCGGGAAGATCGCGGTAACACGCGCTCCTTCGAATCATCTGTTGTTATGTGAGGATCAGCCGGTGGTCTATGCCGAGAATTTTGCCAGCCGCCTGTGGCGCGGCGCCGAATGGCGCGCGGACATGGCTCCGGCGTTGCTTCAACATCTCAAAGCATGGCTGCAACTGCCGGTGAGTTTGCGGCCGCGGCCTCGCCTCGAAACGCTGGCGATCGACGGCGCGCCGGCCGCTGCCAGCGAGCTGGCTCAGGTTTTCCTGCAAAACGGCTTTGAAGCTGAAGGCGAGAAACTGGTGCTGTGGCCTTCGGCGGCACAGCACGCGTGATCACGATCCGTGGTGAGAAATCCGCAAAACGCCAAAGCCGGAACTCGTCTTCCCGCCGTTTTCTCAGGCGAAATGAAGAAATCTGGAGAACGAGTCCGGCTTGTTTGTTTATCGAAAGAGATTGCCGAGTCGCGCAGGCAGCCTGTGCGTTTCAATCACTCTTCGCTGCGCGCCGTGATTGCCGGCGGGAGGGCGTGTCGCGCTCGTCTTGCGCTTTGGGCGTCGGCGCTGCTTTTACTTCGCGGCGCGGCTGCCGGCGGTTTTGCAGCGACTCTTTTGGGGACTTCTCCTGCGTGTCAGCGGGAAACCCAGATTCGCCTCGCTGCGCCATTCTCGGGTGACGGTCAGGCGGCGCTGCGGCAGGTGATCTCCGCCAGTCGCGGTCCTCGGGCGGTGGCGTCCAGTAGCCGCGCCGATCATGCTCCCGTTTTTGCATGGGCGGCAGCGGTGCCGGCCGGTCGTGGTGGTAGGGCCGGCCGCGATAGACCATGCGCGGCCGCACTGCAATGGGCGCGACAAAGAATGCCGGCGCGCACCGTGGGCCGAGATGAATGCGAATGTCCGCTTCCACCCGCGCAAAGATGCGCGGGAAATCATAACGCCGGTAAACCACCCGGGCGGGACCGAGGGTCAATCCCGCTGCGCAGAAACTGCGGGTGAGCCAGGGCGCGAGATAAACCGGTTCCGGTGTGAGAATCACGCCGATCTGCGCCTGCCCCGCGCAGTCACCGTAATCCAGCCAGAGATCGTCGGCCAAATCGCTGAGGCTATAGACGCGATGCTGGCGAAGCAACCGTTGGTGATGATGCGCCAGCGGATAGATGATTTCCACGCCGCCGTAGGGATCGATTTGATAGACGGTGACGTAGCCGCGATCGCTCACCCGCAAAAACACCTCGAAGTACGCTTCGGCATCACCCCAACCTCCGCTGGTGTGAGTTGACCAAACTTCGACACGGGCTGCGGGTGGGTGATGCGCCTCCGCCCGTTGGCCGGCCGACGCCAGCACACCCATCAGGATGAGGGAAAACAGGAATTTTTTCATCGCAATATCTCCTGCCATGAACATGAATGAAAAAGCTTGCAGGGCGGCAAGCTGCTCCCCGCGTGCAACCCGCCGCCTAATTTGTCTGTGTTCATAAATGAAGAGACTGCCCAGGCGCTTGACTCGGAAGCGTGCACACGTCGAACAAAACTCGCTCGTACTCATTACGAAGCGCCCGGGCGGTGGTGTTTTGGGACGGGCACCAATTTAGTGCTCCGGATTGATTCGCCCAGATCTTACGCAAGGCCTGTGCCAGTGTGCTGCCATGTCCAGCTTTCAGCGTGTCCTTTCTGCAGACGGAAACGAAAGCGCCATGCCAGTGAGGAATGCAATTAGCGGAGGGGGTTGATTCTTGCAATCTCGCATGCTTGTCGCTCTGATCGGTCACTCGCCTGTCTGCCGGACCGCCAGCGGCAAGCGATGTCATTTCTGCCAAACAGCATGCAGGCCTCCGATGTTGCAACTGGGCTGTGTGTTTTTGACGCAAATGTGTCAGGCGAATATCCAGTGGCGCTCGTCTCGCGGTTGAACTTCTTCATTGACTATCTTGGGGAACTTCCCTACTTTTTCGCCGCCTTTGAAGAAGCAAATCCTTCCGCAGACTGATCGCGAAGCTGCGGACCGGTCTGGCATTCGACAACTTCATGGTCGTGACGGGACGACGGCATTGCGTTTTTTTTCAAGAGGACAAAGCATGAGCGAGGCGCGCAGCAAAATTCTGTGGGTTGATGACGAGATCGAGTTGCTCAAGCCACATATTCTGTTTTTGGAAGACAAAGGTTACGCCGTCCAGCCCGTCACCAATGCCGATGATGCCATTCAACTGATTCGGGATCAGCAATTCGACCTGGTGTTATTGGACGAAATGATGCCGGGCAAGGACGGATTGTCGGCTTTGGCGGAGATCAAGGAAATCAATCCCGCGCTGCCGGTGGTGATGGTGACGAAGAACGAAGAGGAACGGTTGATGGAAGAGGCCATCGGCAGCCGCATTGACGATTACCTCACCAAACCGGTCAACCCCAGCCAAATCCTGTCGACCTGCAAGAAGATTCTCGACCGGCGTAAAATCACGGGCGCGCGTGTGTCGCGGGAATATATTGCGGAATTCAACACGATTTCACAGCGCCTGCTCGGTCCGCTCACCTGGGAAAACTGGATCGACATCTATGTGCAGTTGTGCGAGTGGGAGGTCGAATTGGACCGGCATGACGATCTCGGCTTGCGCCAGACGCTGGCGGATCAAAAGCGGGAAGGCAACGCGGAATTCGGCAAGTACATCGAGAAGAATTATCCCGCGTGGGCTGCCGGCCGGGAACGGCCGCCGCTGTCGATTGACGTCGTCAAGGACCACGTGATTCCGCCGGTGCGGGAAGGCCGGCGCGTGACCTTTATCGTCATCGACAATCTCCGCCTCGATCAGTGGCTCACCATCGAGCCGCTGCTGCGCGAGTTGTTCGCGGTCAACCGCACCCACTATCTCGCCATTTTGCCCACGGCCACGCCCTATGCGCGCAACGCGATTTTCGCCGGCCTGTTTCCGCGCGAGATTCAACGCGAGCATCCCGAGCTTTGGGCTTTTGACAAGGACGACGACAGCAGCCTGAACCGCCACGAACACGCCTTTCTCGAAGCGCAGCTCCGCCGCCTCAACGTGAACCCGAAGCCGCCGCTGAAATACATCAAGATTCTCGATCAAAACGAGGCGCGCGCGGTGGAAAAGCAGATCGGCTCCTATGCCGAATTGCCGCTGCTGGCGCTGGTGGTCAATTTCGTCGACATTCTCGCCCACAGCCGCAGCGATTCTGAAGTGCTGCGCGAGATCACGCCGGACGAAGCGGCCTATCGCTCGTTGACCAAATCCTGGTTCGGGCATTCCTCGCTTTACCGCATTCTGCGCGAGCTGGCGCAGCGCGGCAACACAGTGATCATCACCTCGGATCATGGCAGCATTCGCGGCATGCGCGGCGCCAAGGTGATCGGCGATCGCGAAACCTCCACCAATTTGCGCTACAAATTCGGGCGCAGTCTGAAGGCCGATCCCAAACAAGCCATCATCGTGCAAAAGCCGGAAACTTACCAACTGCCGAGCCTGAGCATGACCACCAATTTCTTGTTCGCCAAGGAAGACTACTATTTCGTTTATCCGACCAATTATCATCACTACCTGAATCACTATCGCGACAGCCTGCAGCACGGCGGCGTTTCCATGGAAGAAATGATTCTGCCGATCGTTCGGCTGGAACCGTTGGCGGCGCGCTGAGAACGCTTAGGCTGTGCCAGAAATCCATGAAGCCACGAATCCCGCCCAGTGCGCACACCATCACTTTGAGGGCAGGCCGGTTTTGATGAATGCTTCGCAAATCTCCATGCAAGAGTTGTCGGCAGCGCTCGCGGGTGAGCGCTCGCTCGTGCTCGCCTCGCACTCGCCCGGCGAGACTCGCCAGCTCGCGGCGCGCCTGGCCGGCCAGGCGGCACCGGGTGAAGTGATCCTGCTGGTGGGCAACCTCGGCAGCGGCAAGACGACTTTCGTGCAGGGCTTTTGCACCGGCCTCGGCGTGCCGGTAAAAGCGACCAGCCCGACTTTTACGCTAATGCACATCTATCAAGGCGGCCGCTGCCCAATCTATCACTTCGATTTCTATCGCATGAACACGACCGCGGAAATTGCGGCGCTCGGACTCGAGGAATATTGGGAAGGCGAGGGCATTTCATTGATCGAATGGCCGCAGCTCGCCTGGCCGCTGCTGCCCGACAAACCGCTGGCGGTGCGCTTCGATATGCCGGATTTCGCCGGCCAGCCGGAGCGCCGGATCATCGCGGTCGAACGGGCAACGCGCGAGGAGCAGGCACGATGACGGTCCTGGGAATTGAAACGGCCGGGTCGATTTGCAGCGTGGGCTTGGCCGAAGCGGAAC
The window above is part of the bacterium genome. Proteins encoded here:
- a CDS encoding DUF4384 domain-containing protein, whose translation is MKKFLFSLILMGVLASAGQRAEAHHPPAARVEVWSTHTSGGWGDAEAYFEVFLRVSDRGYVTVYQIDPYGGVEIIYPLAHHHQRLLRQHRVYSLSDLADDLWLDYGDCAGQAQIGVILTPEPVYLAPWLTRSFCAAGLTLGPARVVYRRYDFPRIFARVEADIRIHLGPRCAPAFFVAPIAVRPRMVYRGRPYHHDRPAPLPPMQKREHDRRGYWTPPPEDRDWRRSPAAAPPDRHPRMAQRGESGFPADTQEKSPKESLQNRRQPRREVKAAPTPKAQDERDTPSRRQSRRAAKSD
- a CDS encoding PglZ domain-containing protein — protein: MSEARSKILWVDDEIELLKPHILFLEDKGYAVQPVTNADDAIQLIRDQQFDLVLLDEMMPGKDGLSALAEIKEINPALPVVMVTKNEEERLMEEAIGSRIDDYLTKPVNPSQILSTCKKILDRRKITGARVSREYIAEFNTISQRLLGPLTWENWIDIYVQLCEWEVELDRHDDLGLRQTLADQKREGNAEFGKYIEKNYPAWAAGRERPPLSIDVVKDHVIPPVREGRRVTFIVIDNLRLDQWLTIEPLLRELFAVNRTHYLAILPTATPYARNAIFAGLFPREIQREHPELWAFDKDDDSSLNRHEHAFLEAQLRRLNVNPKPPLKYIKILDQNEARAVEKQIGSYAELPLLALVVNFVDILAHSRSDSEVLREITPDEAAYRSLTKSWFGHSSLYRILRELAQRGNTVIITSDHGSIRGMRGAKVIGDRETSTNLRYKFGRSLKADPKQAIIVQKPETYQLPSLSMTTNFLFAKEDYYFVYPTNYHHYLNHYRDSLQHGGVSMEEMILPIVRLEPLAAR
- the tsaE gene encoding tRNA (adenosine(37)-N6)-threonylcarbamoyltransferase complex ATPase subunit type 1 TsaE produces the protein MNASQISMQELSAALAGERSLVLASHSPGETRQLAARLAGQAAPGEVILLVGNLGSGKTTFVQGFCTGLGVPVKATSPTFTLMHIYQGGRCPIYHFDFYRMNTTAEIAALGLEEYWEGEGISLIEWPQLAWPLLPDKPLAVRFDMPDFAGQPERRIIAVERATREEQAR